One Pseudodesulfovibrio senegalensis DNA segment encodes these proteins:
- a CDS encoding bile acid:sodium symporter family protein translates to MIRMIPILIERGFLPIACVLSLLALWRPELFTWIRPHIPLGLGIIMFGMGLTLDFGDFRDILRKWKLVGLGMILQYTIMPLLAVGISIMLDLPEAAMVGMVVVGACPGGTASNVIAYIARANVPLSVTMTLASTALAPIFTPLVIYVVLDRQISIDFWGMMDSVFWIVVFPLLDGLILRRLLRKRLDPVLHWFPSVSIVVISLLIACIIGLNKDSLLAFPLLVFAAVALHNVFGLGAGYLAARMAGCDKRDARTMAIEVGMQNSGLGVALASSFFSAASALPGALFSLWHNVTGVSLASYWRRSDS, encoded by the coding sequence CTGTGTCCTTTCCCTGCTGGCGTTGTGGCGTCCCGAGCTGTTCACGTGGATCAGGCCGCATATCCCGTTGGGGCTGGGCATTATCATGTTCGGCATGGGGCTGACCCTCGATTTCGGTGATTTTCGGGACATTCTGCGCAAGTGGAAGCTGGTGGGGTTGGGCATGATCCTGCAATACACCATCATGCCGCTGCTCGCCGTGGGCATTTCCATCATGCTGGATCTGCCCGAGGCCGCCATGGTTGGCATGGTCGTTGTTGGTGCGTGCCCGGGCGGCACGGCTTCCAACGTGATCGCCTACATTGCCCGGGCCAACGTGCCGCTTTCCGTGACCATGACCCTTGCCTCCACGGCCCTTGCGCCCATATTTACGCCGCTGGTCATTTATGTTGTTCTAGACAGGCAGATATCCATAGATTTCTGGGGTATGATGGATTCGGTCTTCTGGATTGTTGTTTTCCCGCTGCTGGACGGCCTGATCCTGCGGCGGCTGCTGCGCAAACGACTCGATCCCGTGCTGCACTGGTTCCCGTCCGTATCTATCGTTGTCATTTCCCTGCTGATCGCCTGTATCATCGGCCTTAACAAAGACAGCCTGCTGGCTTTCCCCTTGCTGGTGTTTGCGGCCGTGGCTCTGCACAATGTGTTTGGGCTGGGAGCCGGATACCTTGCCGCGCGCATGGCTGGGTGCGACAAGCGCGACGCCCGGACCATGGCCATTGAGGTGGGCATGCAGAATTCCGGATTGGGCGTGGCCCTTGCCAGTTCCTTTTTTTCCGCAGCCAGCGCGCTGCCCGGTGCGTTGTTCAGCCTGTGGCACAATGTCACCGGCGTTTCTCTTGCCAGTTACTGGCGTCGTTCCGACTCCTGA